One Sulfurirhabdus autotrophica DNA window includes the following coding sequences:
- a CDS encoding arylesterase — protein sequence MLTRFLFIFALLFATPIHAAQTILVFGDSLSAGYGLPQNTGWVSLLEQKLKLNKLNYKVVNTSISGETTTGGLYRIEKTLALHKPKIAIIELGANDGLRGLSLQATKNNLEGILRACKQQKADILIIGMRLPPNYGRAYAEKFHNIFLEVAQHSKSSLVPFLLDGFADHRELFQSDGLHPTVEAQQLILNNVWRKLQPMLAE from the coding sequence ATGCTTACACGATTCCTCTTCATTTTTGCGTTACTTTTCGCCACACCCATCCATGCAGCTCAAACCATACTGGTATTTGGAGACAGCCTTTCAGCCGGCTACGGTTTGCCTCAAAACACTGGCTGGGTGAGCCTGCTGGAGCAAAAACTGAAACTAAATAAATTAAATTACAAAGTGGTTAACACCAGTATTAGCGGAGAAACGACAACAGGCGGGCTATACCGCATAGAAAAAACACTGGCCCTGCATAAACCTAAAATCGCCATTATCGAACTCGGTGCAAATGACGGATTACGCGGCTTGTCACTCCAGGCAACAAAAAACAATCTTGAAGGTATCCTGCGAGCATGTAAGCAACAAAAGGCTGACATTCTGATTATCGGTATGCGACTCCCTCCCAATTATGGCAGGGCTTATGCTGAAAAGTTCCACAATATTTTTCTGGAAGTAGCTCAGCATAGCAAATCCTCCCTTGTTCCTTTCTTGCTGGACGGTTTTGCAGATCATCGTGAATTATTTCAGTCGGATGGATTGCATCCCACTGTTGAGGCACAACAACTTATTCTGAATAATGTTTGGAGAAAACTGCAGCCTATGTTGGCAGAATAA
- a CDS encoding sensor histidine kinase, which translates to MNFFSLSTPVKLTIGFLSLYIFGSLLIFGYLNYQLSATLTLQIDRALKDQQTLMLLKQHDSGYRGMVQAVDNEISSKGKEDRAYRVVDAKGKTLFEIGGLFLPEMKPFKGIKEITLGGLGNEKDKTDARVIAFPLSDKLNMFVAIGTRQLQQLKQELWLTFVKTEILIVLLGAAVGFWLTQRFHGRIESFNQLAKQIVKSGDLSSRMPVAGNDEFASLAINVNAMLERIDRLVQGIRQVSDNIAHDLRTPLTRLRADVEVALRQQDPEIDHATLERVLEELENMQTIFNSLLSLGQAEAGGMRIKRKEVDITAFLGEMVELYAPSAEEHGLELKSEIASDIHLRVDRQLIAQALSNLFDNALKYVPEGGTLQLRASQKDNIVEIVLEDNGPGIPPEMREKIFERFSRIDPSRTLSGSGLGLALVRAFIELHNGSVDVYESPLGGAAFRIILPT; encoded by the coding sequence GTGAACTTTTTTTCTTTGTCTACCCCGGTTAAGTTAACCATCGGGTTTCTTTCGCTCTATATTTTCGGCTCTTTGCTGATTTTTGGGTATCTCAATTACCAGTTGTCAGCCACGCTCACGTTGCAGATTGATCGTGCGCTGAAAGATCAGCAGACACTCATGTTGCTCAAACAGCATGATTCTGGCTATCGTGGCATGGTTCAAGCTGTTGATAATGAGATTTCCAGTAAGGGTAAAGAAGACCGGGCTTATCGCGTTGTCGATGCAAAAGGAAAGACTTTGTTCGAAATCGGCGGTCTTTTTTTGCCAGAAATGAAGCCTTTCAAAGGCATTAAGGAAATTACATTAGGTGGGCTTGGGAACGAAAAAGACAAAACCGACGCGCGAGTAATTGCCTTTCCGCTTTCCGATAAATTAAATATGTTTGTCGCTATTGGCACCCGTCAGTTGCAGCAGCTTAAACAAGAATTATGGTTGACGTTTGTTAAAACTGAAATTCTGATTGTTTTGCTAGGTGCAGCAGTAGGTTTTTGGCTGACCCAACGGTTTCATGGTCGTATAGAGTCATTCAACCAGTTAGCAAAGCAAATTGTGAAATCCGGTGATTTGTCCAGCCGTATGCCTGTTGCGGGTAACGATGAATTTGCCAGTCTGGCAATTAACGTCAATGCGATGTTAGAGCGAATAGATCGGCTGGTTCAAGGTATTCGCCAGGTGAGCGACAATATTGCCCATGATTTACGCACCCCGCTAACGCGTTTGCGGGCAGATGTGGAAGTCGCTTTAAGGCAGCAGGACCCGGAAATTGATCATGCCACGCTGGAACGGGTGCTGGAAGAATTGGAAAATATGCAAACTATTTTTAATTCATTATTGTCCTTGGGGCAGGCAGAAGCTGGCGGCATGCGGATCAAGCGCAAGGAAGTGGATATCACGGCATTCCTGGGTGAAATGGTAGAGTTGTACGCACCCAGTGCAGAAGAACATGGCCTGGAATTGAAAAGTGAAATTGCATCTGATATTCACCTTCGTGTTGATCGGCAGTTGATTGCGCAAGCGTTATCAAATTTGTTTGATAACGCATTAAAATATGTCCCAGAAGGGGGTACGTTACAGTTGCGTGCATCCCAGAAAGATAATATTGTTGAAATTGTGCTGGAAGATAACGGCCCCGGCATTCCACCCGAGATGCGTGAAAAGATATTTGAACGGTTTTCGCGAATCGATCCAAGCCGGACGTTGTCTGGTTCTGGTCTTGGCTTGGCGCTGGTCAGGGCATTTATTGAGCTGCATAATGGCAGTGTTGATGTATATGAAAGCCCATTGGGTGGAGCCGCCTTTAGAATTATTCTGCCAACATAG
- a CDS encoding host attachment protein, with the protein MATTWILIANASFARLYANHGVKKGLELIKEFSHPESREKSSELVSDRPGHNQGQGNGHGSFVPASEPKQVEAGRFAQELAKELEHGRANNIYDRIILVASSPFIGLLNSRFSNHVRGFITDSIEKDYTKVAQQELPGRLAHCIYL; encoded by the coding sequence ATGGCTACAACTTGGATATTAATTGCTAATGCCAGTTTCGCACGTCTATACGCAAACCATGGTGTAAAAAAAGGATTAGAACTCATCAAAGAATTCAGTCACCCGGAAAGCCGCGAAAAGAGCTCCGAACTGGTATCAGACCGTCCTGGACATAACCAGGGACAGGGTAATGGACATGGCTCATTTGTGCCCGCTTCTGAACCCAAGCAAGTTGAGGCTGGCAGGTTTGCTCAGGAACTCGCGAAAGAACTGGAACATGGGCGTGCAAACAATATCTATGACCGGATTATTCTGGTTGCTTCATCTCCATTTATCGGATTACTGAACAGCCGTTTCAGCAACCACGTGCGCGGATTTATTACCGACAGCATCGAAAAAGATTACACCAAAGTTGCCCAGCAGGAACTGCCTGGCCGTCTGGCGCATTGCATTTACCTTTAA
- the ispD gene encoding 2-C-methyl-D-erythritol 4-phosphate cytidylyltransferase, with the protein MSNYIALIPAAGFGSRMGNEVPKQYLSLLGKPMIYYAIKRLCSAHVIKQVYVVLSPEDTMWNEYDWSAFKSKLNPLFCGGDTRAESVLNGLQKIQETVQADDWVLVHDAARPCLTNEHLANLIRVIGEDETGGLLAVPVADTLKRADAQGRVKQTEPREGLWQAQTPQMFRYGLLVKALQALGTDTPTDEARAVEHLGFHPKLVACDSRNLKVTYPQDLQLAALILENLVD; encoded by the coding sequence ATGTCTAACTATATTGCGCTTATTCCAGCTGCTGGTTTTGGCAGCAGAATGGGTAACGAAGTTCCCAAACAATATTTATCGCTTTTGGGAAAACCCATGATTTATTACGCGATCAAGCGCTTGTGCAGTGCCCACGTTATCAAACAGGTCTATGTGGTACTGTCCCCTGAAGACACTATGTGGAACGAATATGACTGGAGTGCTTTTAAATCTAAGCTTAACCCTCTGTTTTGCGGGGGAGATACCCGTGCGGAAAGCGTATTGAATGGATTGCAGAAAATTCAGGAAACTGTTCAGGCTGACGACTGGGTGCTGGTGCACGATGCCGCACGCCCCTGTCTGACCAATGAGCATCTTGCCAATTTGATTCGAGTAATTGGAGAGGATGAAACAGGCGGGCTGCTTGCTGTACCTGTAGCGGATACATTGAAACGTGCAGACGCGCAGGGTAGAGTCAAACAAACAGAGCCACGGGAAGGGCTCTGGCAGGCGCAAACACCGCAAATGTTCCGATATGGCTTGTTGGTGAAAGCTTTACAGGCGTTAGGGACGGATACTCCTACGGATGAAGCTCGCGCAGTGGAGCACCTCGGATTTCATCCAAAGTTAGTCGCTTGCGATAGCCGAAATTTAAAAGTCACCTATCCGCAGGATTTGCAATTGGCAGCGTTAATTCTGGAAAATTTGGTGGATTAA
- a CDS encoding ABC transporter ATP-binding protein, whose amino-acid sequence MSDIFSGPIVQANGLTKQVMSEGKPLIILHDINLKVSQGESVAIVGASGSGKSTLLGLLAGLDTPSSGEVFINSQELFSLDEDGRAALRGEMLGFVFQSFQLLPALTALENVMLPLELSGTRNARDKALNILDRVALSDRVGHYPKQLSGGEQQRVAIARAFVTQPALLLADEPTGNLDTDTGAKVIDLMFELNREQRTTLMMVTHDEALAGRCDRRIKLASGKFIMEGNADDRNIGVLLKKHEHD is encoded by the coding sequence ATGTCAGATATTTTCTCGGGTCCAATAGTTCAAGCTAACGGCTTGACCAAGCAAGTAATGAGTGAAGGTAAGCCGTTAATTATCTTGCATGATATCAATCTTAAAGTATCACAGGGCGAATCGGTAGCAATTGTTGGCGCTTCCGGTTCAGGTAAATCAACCTTGCTGGGGTTGCTCGCTGGTTTAGATACACCAAGTTCCGGAGAGGTTTTTATCAATAGTCAGGAACTTTTTTCACTTGATGAAGATGGTCGGGCAGCCCTGCGAGGTGAAATGCTGGGCTTTGTATTTCAGTCTTTTCAATTGTTGCCTGCTTTGACCGCATTAGAAAATGTCATGCTGCCCCTTGAATTGTCGGGCACAAGGAATGCGCGAGATAAGGCGCTGAATATACTTGACCGGGTGGCGTTATCAGACAGAGTGGGGCATTACCCCAAGCAGCTTTCAGGTGGTGAGCAGCAGCGTGTGGCGATTGCGCGAGCTTTTGTTACGCAACCGGCCTTATTGCTTGCAGATGAACCGACAGGCAATCTGGACACAGATACAGGTGCCAAAGTTATTGACCTGATGTTTGAATTAAATCGTGAACAACGCACTACATTAATGATGGTAACGCATGATGAAGCCCTGGCAGGGAGGTGTGATCGCCGTATCAAGTTGGCATCGGGTAAATTTATCATGGAAGGTAATGCTGATGATCGCAACATTGGTGTATTGTTGAAAAAGCATGAACACGATTAA
- a CDS encoding response regulator transcription factor, whose translation MKFLIVEDDAAAADSLKKGLLGFGYEVDVALDGEQGLEMARANTYDLWVIDIMMPKLDGLSMLKMLRAEGRQTPALILSAKSDVDDRVEGLRAGGDDYLVKPYAFSELQARIEALLRRSMSAEASPETELELADLKLDLLKRTVTRAGQEIFLKPREFRLLEYLVRHTDQVVTRTMLLENVWDLFFDPQTNVVDVHISRLRFKIDKYYSPPLLHTVRGAGYVIRSVK comes from the coding sequence ATGAAGTTCCTGATTGTAGAAGATGATGCAGCGGCAGCGGATTCCTTAAAGAAAGGGCTGCTAGGATTTGGCTATGAAGTTGATGTGGCACTGGATGGTGAGCAAGGGCTCGAAATGGCACGAGCCAACACTTACGACCTCTGGGTCATTGATATCATGATGCCAAAGCTGGACGGCCTTTCCATGCTGAAAATGCTGCGTGCAGAAGGCCGGCAAACGCCCGCGCTAATTTTGAGTGCCAAGAGTGATGTGGACGACCGCGTGGAGGGATTGCGTGCAGGAGGTGATGATTATCTCGTTAAGCCTTATGCGTTTTCAGAACTTCAGGCACGGATAGAAGCTTTGTTGCGTCGGTCAATGTCTGCAGAAGCCTCACCTGAAACTGAGCTTGAGTTGGCTGATCTCAAACTGGATTTGCTTAAACGTACCGTTACCCGTGCAGGTCAGGAAATTTTTCTCAAGCCTCGAGAATTCAGGCTGCTAGAGTATTTAGTACGGCACACCGATCAAGTGGTCACTCGAACCATGTTGCTGGAAAACGTGTGGGATCTGTTTTTTGATCCGCAAACGAATGTAGTGGATGTACATATCAGCCGTTTGCGCTTCAAGATCGATAAATATTATTCGCCACCTTTGCTGCATACAGTACGCGGTGCGGGATATGTGATTAGATCGGTCAAGTGA
- the thpR gene encoding RNA 2',3'-cyclic phosphodiesterase: MTEEGQKTSRMFFALWPTAKVRSALDRAGKKLLTVCGGRRTRAETIHITLVFLGDVVVDRIEELKAQAALVEASAFELNITRLGWWRHNRVAWATPEETPEALTELVANLSSRLKEAGFHFDERPYVPHATLLRKANCHEKMPEIDPILWGNKEFVLVQSVVSEKGSTYEVVGRWPLKSVAK, from the coding sequence ATGACAGAAGAAGGCCAAAAAACATCACGTATGTTTTTTGCATTGTGGCCAACTGCCAAGGTGAGGTCAGCACTGGATCGGGCAGGGAAGAAATTGCTCACAGTCTGCGGTGGGCGGCGTACCAGGGCGGAGACCATTCACATTACTCTGGTATTCCTTGGAGATGTGGTAGTAGATCGTATTGAAGAGCTCAAGGCGCAAGCTGCACTGGTTGAGGCATCTGCGTTTGAACTCAATATCACCCGACTAGGTTGGTGGCGGCATAACCGGGTTGCCTGGGCAACACCTGAAGAAACGCCAGAAGCATTAACTGAGCTTGTAGCAAATTTGTCATCTCGGCTTAAAGAAGCCGGATTCCATTTTGATGAGCGCCCTTATGTGCCACATGCAACTTTGCTAAGAAAGGCAAATTGCCATGAGAAAATGCCGGAAATTGATCCGATTTTGTGGGGTAACAAGGAGTTTGTGCTGGTGCAATCTGTGGTGAGCGAAAAGGGGTCGACTTACGAGGTGGTCGGGCGGTGGCCATTAAAATCAGTGGCTAAGTAG
- the mnmH gene encoding tRNA 2-selenouridine(34) synthase MnmH codes for MQSNGITVSQLSEFDEIIDVRSPSEFREDHIPGAINFPVLNDEERARVGTIYKQVSTFDAKKVGAALVSRNIADHIDEHFCNKPKNWRPLIYCWRGGSRSGAMVHILNKIGWRAGQLEGGYKSYRRSVLEELEILPAKFQYRVVCGLTGSGKSRLLQAIEKLGAQVLDLEGLALHRGSVLGNWPETDQPPQKLFDSSVWWKLRHFDPARPVYLEAESKKVGNIRVPEALIQAMWQGQCIRLEVSRELRITLLKEEYAHYLENPESLNKKLDFLTSIYGHDQIEKWKQLVQDGHWDSLVMALLERHYDPSYSRSMLKHYPHFDQGILLNVTQIDESGMLALARQAL; via the coding sequence ATGCAATCCAATGGTATCACCGTATCACAATTGTCTGAATTTGACGAGATCATTGACGTTCGCTCTCCTTCAGAGTTCCGAGAGGATCACATTCCAGGTGCGATTAATTTTCCAGTACTGAATGATGAAGAACGCGCACGGGTTGGGACTATCTACAAGCAGGTCTCTACTTTTGATGCTAAAAAAGTAGGGGCTGCTCTGGTATCCCGCAACATAGCCGACCATATTGACGAACATTTTTGCAATAAGCCTAAAAACTGGCGTCCACTGATATATTGCTGGCGTGGTGGTAGCCGTAGCGGCGCTATGGTGCATATTTTAAACAAAATCGGCTGGCGCGCAGGGCAATTGGAAGGGGGATACAAAAGTTACCGTCGCAGCGTTCTGGAAGAGTTGGAAATATTACCGGCAAAATTTCAATATCGGGTGGTGTGTGGTTTAACTGGATCCGGCAAAAGTCGCTTGCTCCAAGCCATTGAAAAACTCGGTGCACAAGTGCTAGATCTGGAAGGCTTGGCTTTGCACCGTGGTTCGGTGTTGGGAAACTGGCCAGAAACAGATCAACCTCCACAAAAATTATTTGATAGTTCAGTATGGTGGAAATTACGTCACTTCGACCCGGCACGCCCTGTCTACTTGGAAGCTGAAAGCAAGAAGGTAGGCAATATACGTGTGCCAGAAGCCCTCATTCAGGCTATGTGGCAAGGGCAGTGTATTCGCCTGGAAGTCAGCCGGGAATTGCGTATTACACTCTTGAAAGAAGAGTATGCGCATTATCTGGAAAATCCGGAATCATTGAACAAAAAACTGGATTTTTTGACCAGTATTTACGGGCATGATCAGATCGAAAAATGGAAACAGCTGGTACAAGATGGACATTGGGATAGTCTGGTCATGGCGCTTTTAGAAAGACATTACGATCCCTCTTATAGTCGTTCCATGCTGAAACACTACCCTCATTTTGATCAGGGAATCCTGCTGAATGTCACTCAAATTGACGAATCGGGCATGCTTGCCTTGGCTCGGCAAGCTTTATAA
- a CDS encoding host attachment protein, translating to MSITWVLVANSSNANLYVNNGPHKGLQLTKQFTHPESREKASELVSDRPGHDQAHGGGHGSFTPATSPKEHEAEQFAQQLAHELDQGRATNLYSRLILIASPHFIGILNNRIDEHVRKLVSETIEKDYTQATEKELAEHLKPYLFL from the coding sequence ATGAGCATAACTTGGGTTCTTGTTGCAAATTCAAGCAACGCAAATTTATACGTCAATAATGGTCCTCACAAAGGGCTGCAACTCACCAAACAATTCACACATCCAGAAAGCAGGGAAAAAGCTTCTGAACTGGTCTCGGACCGCCCAGGGCACGATCAAGCCCATGGAGGAGGTCATGGATCTTTTACACCGGCAACCTCTCCCAAAGAGCATGAAGCAGAACAGTTTGCTCAGCAATTGGCACATGAACTTGACCAAGGCCGGGCAACGAATTTATACAGCCGCCTTATTCTGATTGCTTCTCCTCATTTCATCGGGATATTAAATAACCGGATCGATGAGCATGTTCGTAAACTGGTGAGTGAAACCATTGAAAAAGATTACACGCAAGCAACTGAAAAAGAACTCGCCGAGCATCTTAAACCTTACCTGTTTTTATAA
- the selD gene encoding selenide, water dikinase SelD, translated as MEQKDYNMDVKLTQFSHGGGCGCKIAPAILSEILAKSPVRLPNPNLLVGTESSDDAAVYRLNDYQAIVATTDFFMPIVDDPFDFGRIAATNAISDIYAMGAQPIFALAIVGMPIDKLPIETIQGILAGGESVCASVGIPIAGGHSIDSPEPIYGLVALGIVHPDKVKRNDAAKAGDVLILGKGIGIGIMSAALKKGELSDEGYQQMVASTTQLNTPGSVLVDMPGVHALTDVTGFALLGHLLEICRGSRLSAEIEFAKLPILPVALELAKKGYAPGAASRNWASYGDNVVLPENMPEWQKNVLCDPQTSGGLLVSCSPEAADSVLELFHKQGFEYATIVGKLKFGESEISVF; from the coding sequence ATGGAACAGAAAGATTATAATATGGATGTCAAATTGACACAGTTTTCTCATGGCGGAGGGTGTGGTTGTAAGATTGCTCCCGCCATTTTGAGCGAAATTCTTGCTAAATCCCCAGTGAGACTTCCAAACCCCAATTTATTGGTAGGGACAGAATCTAGCGATGATGCAGCAGTATATCGCTTGAATGATTATCAGGCTATCGTCGCCACAACCGATTTTTTCATGCCCATTGTTGATGATCCATTCGATTTTGGTCGAATCGCAGCAACAAATGCTATTTCGGATATATACGCTATGGGTGCGCAGCCGATTTTTGCCTTGGCAATTGTCGGTATGCCCATTGATAAACTGCCAATAGAAACCATTCAGGGAATACTGGCAGGGGGAGAGTCGGTTTGCGCTTCTGTGGGGATTCCTATCGCAGGAGGTCATTCCATAGACTCACCTGAACCGATTTACGGTTTGGTTGCGTTGGGAATAGTGCATCCTGACAAAGTTAAGCGAAATGATGCAGCCAAAGCTGGCGATGTTTTGATACTCGGGAAAGGAATCGGGATCGGGATCATGAGTGCGGCTTTGAAAAAAGGTGAACTATCTGATGAAGGGTATCAGCAGATGGTGGCCAGTACGACGCAACTTAATACACCTGGCTCCGTTTTGGTGGATATGCCGGGAGTGCATGCCCTGACAGATGTTACCGGATTTGCTTTGTTGGGACATTTACTGGAAATTTGTCGTGGTTCCAGGTTATCGGCTGAGATCGAGTTTGCTAAACTGCCTATACTGCCTGTAGCGTTAGAGCTTGCAAAAAAAGGATACGCACCCGGTGCAGCTAGCCGAAATTGGGCAAGTTACGGTGATAATGTGGTTTTACCTGAAAACATGCCAGAATGGCAAAAAAATGTGCTGTGTGATCCTCAGACCAGTGGGGGATTACTGGTTTCATGTTCGCCAGAAGCGGCTGATAGTGTGCTGGAATTGTTTCACAAGCAAGGTTTTGAATACGCAACAATCGTTGGGAAGCTAAAATTCGGTGAGAGTGAAATTAGCGTATTCTAA
- the ispF gene encoding 2-C-methyl-D-erythritol 2,4-cyclodiphosphate synthase, which yields MKIGHGFDVHAFAENRKLIIGGVNIPYHLGLAGHSDADVLLHAICDGLLGAAGLGDIGKHFPDTDARFKGIDSRKLLQEVARIIREKGYVVGNVDTTIIAQAPKMAPHIAQMVLNIAEDIGVTADCVNVKATTTEKLGFTGRGEGIAAEAVCLIRKV from the coding sequence ATGAAAATAGGCCACGGTTTTGATGTCCACGCGTTTGCAGAAAACCGCAAACTGATTATTGGTGGTGTCAATATTCCTTATCATTTAGGTTTGGCTGGGCATTCCGATGCAGATGTACTGTTACATGCAATTTGCGATGGGCTGCTGGGTGCAGCGGGTTTGGGTGATATCGGCAAACATTTTCCCGATACAGATGCCCGGTTCAAGGGAATAGATAGTAGAAAATTATTGCAAGAAGTGGCACGTATCATTCGTGAAAAGGGCTATGTGGTGGGTAATGTAGACACTACCATTATTGCTCAGGCCCCTAAAATGGCACCGCATATTGCGCAAATGGTGCTCAATATTGCTGAGGATATCGGTGTGACAGCAGATTGTGTCAATGTAAAAGCAACTACTACGGAAAAACTGGGTTTTACGGGGCGAGGCGAAGGTATCGCCGCAGAAGCAGTGTGCTTGATTCGGAAAGTATGA